In Quercus robur chromosome 11, dhQueRobu3.1, whole genome shotgun sequence, the following proteins share a genomic window:
- the LOC126707415 gene encoding protease Do-like 7 isoform X1, whose translation MERLGSEPDSSIKVDSDLSMEIDHPPPLRENVATAEDWRRALGRVVPAVVVLRTNAYRAFDTESAGASYATGFVVDKRRGIVLTNRHVVKPGPVVAEAMFVNREEVPVHPIYRDPNKMIAGQFQELQ comes from the exons ATGGAGAGGTTGGGATCGGAGCCGGATTCGTCGATCAAGGTCGACAGCGACCTGAGCATGGAAATCGACCACCCGCCGCCGCTCCGCGAGAACGTCGCCACGGCCGAGGACTGGAGGAGGGCGCTCGGCAGGGTCGTCCCCGCCGTCGTCGTCCTCCGCACCAACGCCTATCGCGCTTTCGACACCGAGTCCGCCGGCGCCAGCTACGCCACCGGCTTCGTCGTCGACAAGCGCCGCGGCATCGTTCTTACTAACCGACACGTCGTCAAGCCCG GACCTGTGGTTGCAGAGGCTATGTTTGTTAACCGTGAAGAAGTTCCGGTGCATCCTATATATAGAGATCCT
- the LOC126707415 gene encoding protease Do-like 7 isoform X2: MERLGSEPDSSIKVDSDLSMEIDHPPPLRENVATAEDWRRALGRVVPAVVVLRTNAYRAFDTESAGASYATGFVVDKRRGIVLTNRHVVKPGPVVAEAMFVNREEVPVHPIYRDP; encoded by the exons ATGGAGAGGTTGGGATCGGAGCCGGATTCGTCGATCAAGGTCGACAGCGACCTGAGCATGGAAATCGACCACCCGCCGCCGCTCCGCGAGAACGTCGCCACGGCCGAGGACTGGAGGAGGGCGCTCGGCAGGGTCGTCCCCGCCGTCGTCGTCCTCCGCACCAACGCCTATCGCGCTTTCGACACCGAGTCCGCCGGCGCCAGCTACGCCACCGGCTTCGTCGTCGACAAGCGCCGCGGCATCGTTCTTACTAACCGACACGTCGTCAAGCCCG GACCTGTGGTTGCAGAGGCTATGTTTGTTAACCGTGAAGAAGTTCCGGTGCATCCTATATATAGAGATCCT